The following are from one region of the bacterium genome:
- a CDS encoding Eco57I restriction-modification methylase domain-containing protein, giving the protein MNLTPAFSRTTSFAKAYVSFIVSRAFLEAYKADKLRGWFVSHAAIRELIDFQNFHVFKGVGITTSIITLRADQRPGNVAVYKLNNSAEPLGDLSQNLGNRSLFEHHVHSQTSLSSAPWNLVGAVDQGLNAKIDAAGVPIGNILAIGQGMQTGLNEVFGNRTLKEINDWNVPEGMSFRRASNTDIQRYEVRDRGEYLLYLEEVHDFAALPKGIQVHLKKHEPRLKERAAFLRGNCLWWQYTWPLHKEWYGRPRIYCPYLAKINRFALDRERAFIGLTDTTVEFTTAYLSVQQHWKIKKCRHQGILLEWSFQTSYPPDRLLRLGGQVSPSQNGRDGRRDTGVAQEVERGKQRAWADRAFAADRGDRPTDRPAGL; this is encoded by the coding sequence GTGAACCTGACACCGGCCTTTTCCCGGACGACGTCGTTCGCCAAGGCATACGTCAGTTTCATTGTCTCGCGAGCGTTTCTTGAAGCTTATAAAGCCGATAAGTTGCGCGGGTGGTTCGTAAGCCACGCCGCAATTCGAGAGCTGATCGATTTTCAGAATTTTCATGTTTTCAAGGGCGTCGGCATCACCACCAGTATCATCACGCTTCGGGCGGACCAGCGTCCAGGAAACGTAGCGGTCTACAAACTGAATAATTCAGCGGAACCTTTGGGGGATCTCTCACAAAACCTCGGCAATCGCTCTCTTTTCGAACACCACGTCCATTCGCAAACTTCGTTGTCGTCCGCACCTTGGAACCTGGTCGGCGCTGTAGACCAAGGTCTCAACGCGAAAATCGACGCGGCAGGGGTGCCGATCGGGAATATTCTGGCCATCGGCCAAGGCATGCAAACCGGCCTAAACGAGGTCTTCGGCAATCGAACCTTGAAAGAAATAAATGACTGGAACGTCCCAGAAGGCATGTCGTTCCGTCGCGCCAGCAACACCGACATACAGCGGTATGAGGTCCGGGATAGAGGGGAGTACCTTCTCTATCTGGAAGAGGTCCACGATTTTGCTGCCCTCCCAAAGGGAATCCAAGTCCACCTGAAGAAGCATGAACCCAGGCTGAAAGAGAGAGCCGCTTTCCTCCGGGGTAACTGTTTATGGTGGCAGTACACTTGGCCGCTCCACAAGGAGTGGTATGGTCGCCCCAGGATTTATTGTCCCTATCTCGCAAAAATAAACCGCTTCGCCTTGGACCGGGAACGGGCATTTATCGGGTTGACCGACACCACGGTTGAATTCACGACTGCTTACTTATCGGTTCAACAGCATTGGAAAATTAAAAAGTGCCGGCATCAGGGAATTCTTTTGGAATGGAGTTTCCAGACTTCCTATCCGCCGGATCGACTTCTCCGACTCGGCGGACAAGTATCGCCATCACAAAATGGTAGAGATGGTCGAAGAGATACAGGCGTTGCACAAGAGGTTGAACGCGGCAAACAACGAGCATGGGCGGACAGGGCTTTCGCGGCAGATCGAGGCGACCGACCGACAGATCGACCGGCTGGTCTATGA